The nucleotide sequence AATACTTAATTTCTTGTATAAGAATACAGACTTACAAATCACGTACAGCTTTAATATGGTAGCCATCCAAGATAAGACACCAAAGCTACTAAGCTTACCTATGATTTTAGACTCTTATATCGGGCACCAAAAAGAAATCGTAACACGGGAATCCCGCTTTGATTTAAACAAAGCGAAAAGTAGAGCCCACATTGTAGAAGGACTCATTAAAGCGATCTCCATTCTTGATGAATTGATTGCAACCATTCGAGCATCAAAGGATAAACAGGATGCGAAGAAACAGATTAAATCTGCGTACGGTTTTACGGAGGAACAAGCAGAAGCGATTGTAAACTTACAGCTATATCGTTTAACGAATACGGATATTACCGCTTTAGAAGCAGAAGCAAGTGAATTACAACAAAAAATCCGTGAGCTAGAAGAAATCTTGGGGAATGAAAGCAAGCTATTCCATGTTATTAAAACGGATTTACAAGCGATTAAGCAAAAATATAAAGAAAACAGAAGAACAGTCATCGAACAAGAAATTGAGGAACTGAAAATCAACTTAGAAGTGATGATTGCAAGTGAAGATGTATTGGTATCGGTGACGAGAGATGGCTACATTAAACGGACAAGTTTGCGCTCTTATGCAGCTTCCAACGGGGAAGATTTAGCCATTAAGGAGGAAGATCACTTAGTCGGACTCCAGGAAGTCAATACAACAGACAAGCTCCTGCTATTTACGAACAAGGGGAGATATTTATACTTGCCTGTCCATGAGATTCCAGATATTCGTTGGAAGGATCTAGGACAGCATGTGACCAATATTGTCGCTATCGACAAGGATGAATATATCGTAAAAGTAATACCGGTACGAGAGTTTAATGACGACCAATACCTTATTATCTTTACGAAGAACGGAATGGTAAAACGAAGTGAATTTAAGTTATACGAAGCACAGCGTCGCTCCAAAGCGCTAGTGGCGGTTAATTTAAAGAAAGACGATGAAGTGAGAAATTGTTATGTTACATCTGGACATTCGGATGTCTTTATCACTTCTAACAAAGGGTTTGGCCTCTGGTTTCATGAATCGGAAGTAAATCCGGTCGGTCAACGGGCTGCTGGAGTGAAAGCTATCCAGTTGAAACCGGGCGAGCATGTAGTAAGTGGTCATGTGTTTGATGATCTTTCAGATCCGGAATTTATCCTAGTCACACACCGCGGGGCTTGTAAGCGGATGAAATTGAGTGAATTCGAAAAGTCTTCACGTGCAAAACGAGGATCGGTTATGTTACGTGAGTTAAAGAAAAATCCACATCGTGTTGCTGGCTTTGAAATCGTTTCGGAATCAGATGCCATCCAATTCCAAACGTCAAAAGGTACGATCCAGTCGATTAACCCAATAGAACTACCTAAGAGTGATCGTTATAGTAACGGTTCTTATGTGATTGATTCGGATGAGCAAGGGGAAGTAACAGATGTTTGGACGGTAGCTCAATATGATAAAGTGTTTGGAGATAACGATAATTAGATTATGTTAACAAGCAGTACCGAATAAAACAGGTAGATTTTGTTTTTAAGAGAAGGACGAACATGGAATTTTCATGTTTCTCCTTCTCATTTTTTGTTCGTTTACATACTTTAGTAGAGGGAATCACACACAAAGAAACGAATTGGGTAGTATGTCGTGAGCAATTTGATTCATTTGACTAGACTAACATGATATTCTTACGAAGAATGGAAATGATAAAGGGGTTTGAAGGATGGATAATCGAGTATTTCGAGATGCAATGGGGAAATTTGCAACTGGTATTACAATCGTAACGATACAGGATGATAAGCATGTTCATGGGATGACGGTAAATGCCTTTATGTCCGTTTCATTGGAGCCCAAGCTAATCGCCATATCTATAGATAAAAAGACAAGAATGTACGATAAAATAAATGAAAATACGGTATTCGGTGTAAGTATTTTAACAGAAGATCAAAAAGATCTATCTAAGGTATTTTCCAGACAGCAGGACCAAGACGATCCGATTCCTTACA is from Radiobacillus kanasensis and encodes:
- the parC gene encoding DNA topoisomerase IV subunit A encodes the protein MSQLEKYLDLPLEEVIGDRFGRYSKYIIQDRALPDARDGLKPVQRRIIYAMHEERNTHDKPFRKSAKTVGTVIGNYHPHGDSSVYEAMVRLSQTWKVRNVLVEMHGNNGSVDGDPPAAMRYTEARLSNIASELIGAIDKDTVDFIPNFDDSIDEPVVLPAKFPNLLVNGSTGISSGYATDIPPHNLGEVIDAVIMKIDQPEASVDQLMKKIKGPDFPTGGIIQGADEIKKAYETGRGKIVVRGRAEIEKLRSSREQIVIDEIPFEVNKASLVKRMDELRIDRKVEGIAEVRDETDRTGLRIVIELKKDADSTGILNFLYKNTDLQITYSFNMVAIQDKTPKLLSLPMILDSYIGHQKEIVTRESRFDLNKAKSRAHIVEGLIKAISILDELIATIRASKDKQDAKKQIKSAYGFTEEQAEAIVNLQLYRLTNTDITALEAEASELQQKIRELEEILGNESKLFHVIKTDLQAIKQKYKENRRTVIEQEIEELKINLEVMIASEDVLVSVTRDGYIKRTSLRSYAASNGEDLAIKEEDHLVGLQEVNTTDKLLLFTNKGRYLYLPVHEIPDIRWKDLGQHVTNIVAIDKDEYIVKVIPVREFNDDQYLIIFTKNGMVKRSEFKLYEAQRRSKALVAVNLKKDDEVRNCYVTSGHSDVFITSNKGFGLWFHESEVNPVGQRAAGVKAIQLKPGEHVVSGHVFDDLSDPEFILVTHRGACKRMKLSEFEKSSRAKRGSVMLRELKKNPHRVAGFEIVSESDAIQFQTSKGTIQSINPIELPKSDRYSNGSYVIDSDEQGEVTDVWTVAQYDKVFGDNDN
- a CDS encoding flavin reductase family protein, producing the protein MDNRVFRDAMGKFATGITIVTIQDDKHVHGMTVNAFMSVSLEPKLIAISIDKKTRMYDKINENTVFGVSILTEDQKDLSKVFSRQQDQDDPIPYMYLEGAPILPQFIVALSCKEYQTVVVGDHKIVIAEVLDLQINEKNDNPIMYYSGSYHTLKGR